A stretch of the Candidatus Zixiibacteriota bacterium genome encodes the following:
- a CDS encoding tetratricopeptide repeat protein: MSLGDSSKAKRLAVDVLKLARDKCSRLTYANALIESGYLHLQYLEYEHAENLTVEALIIARDEALPDLEADSLVQLASLDSFRQNYREATVYLREALKISEHLQRTEAMLETIMQQGLVCSSAGDYARALDCFERVEAVSKKQKLYDYEVESILNQGDIFRSIGDFDKAERLYNLALDKSDKRNLPTKTVEILKRVGNLLLHRRNYNEALKWYRFCEKQTKKFKSSSFFPFVALGYGTAYNGMEDYKRAVEYFWRVLDNIAPAYFLHSGILKQVLVQLSLSLAYLNKKKQSNQVSELAGKVGELANSGIDSSPQTGLLIKKLEGELNILIESIKTDQIAMFSRDGVRVDMRTGEIYGDGKLPRTKFTELQLEIFRLLVENEGTAVSNKHIIGCYEKYVDELQEVPRRAHYFIAEIRKKLGSKTIIKTVTGSGYKIPHL, encoded by the coding sequence ATGTCTTTGGGAGATTCATCCAAAGCCAAACGATTAGCTGTAGATGTTTTGAAACTGGCTCGTGATAAGTGCTCTCGCTTGACATACGCAAATGCCCTGATCGAATCTGGTTATCTCCATCTTCAGTATCTGGAATACGAACATGCGGAAAACCTCACCGTCGAGGCGTTGATAATTGCCCGAGATGAAGCATTACCTGACCTTGAAGCCGACTCACTAGTACAGCTCGCTTCATTGGATAGTTTCAGACAGAATTACAGGGAAGCGACTGTCTATCTCAGAGAAGCATTGAAGATTTCCGAACATTTGCAGCGCACTGAAGCTATGCTTGAAACAATCATGCAGCAGGGTCTCGTCTGCAGTTCCGCAGGTGATTATGCCCGTGCGTTGGATTGTTTTGAACGGGTCGAAGCGGTATCTAAGAAGCAAAAGCTCTACGACTACGAGGTCGAGAGCATCTTGAATCAGGGTGATATATTCCGGTCGATAGGAGATTTTGACAAAGCGGAGCGATTGTATAATCTGGCTCTGGATAAATCCGACAAACGGAACCTACCGACCAAGACTGTCGAGATTTTGAAAAGAGTCGGCAATCTGTTACTGCACAGACGAAACTACAATGAAGCACTTAAGTGGTATCGCTTCTGCGAAAAGCAAACCAAGAAATTCAAATCATCATCTTTCTTTCCGTTTGTCGCCTTGGGATACGGAACCGCCTATAACGGTATGGAAGACTACAAGCGGGCTGTGGAGTACTTTTGGCGAGTTCTTGATAACATAGCACCGGCATATTTTCTGCATAGCGGTATTCTCAAGCAGGTGCTTGTGCAATTGAGCCTGTCATTGGCGTATCTCAACAAGAAAAAGCAGAGTAATCAGGTAAGCGAATTGGCTGGCAAAGTTGGAGAACTGGCTAATTCGGGAATCGACAGCTCGCCCCAAACCGGACTGCTCATTAAGAAGCTGGAAGGCGAACTGAATATCCTTATTGAGTCAATCAAGACCGACCAGATTGCTATGTTCTCACGAGACGGTGTTCGTGTTGATATGCGAACCGGTGAAATATACGGTGATGGTAAACTTCCCAGAACCAAGTTCACCGAATTGCAGCTTGAGATATTCAGACTTTTGGTTGAAAACGAAGGTACTGCCGTTAGCAATAAACACATTATCGGATGCTATGAGAAGTACGTCGATGAGCTGCAGGAAGTCCCACGCAGAGCGCATTACTTCATTGCTGAAATCCGAAAGAAACTCGGTAGTAAGACGATTATCAAGACCGTAACCGGCTCCGGTTACAAGATTCCTCACCTCTAA